A genome region from Erigeron canadensis isolate Cc75 chromosome 3, C_canadensis_v1, whole genome shotgun sequence includes the following:
- the LOC122591498 gene encoding uncharacterized protein LOC122591498, translating to MAKYCSATPTNPPRNNPPPVNRNPPTRNTRLPLPPAAPVQRNQNQNAQVQLQEGSLFSFKGFKVHCNRDTFRIFKDALYMLEFEGNTKVAKATGYISHYIRYLFQFLELEEVVPTENLYVVDLIGYLTSVGEILTKSTGAKTLEFNFTNQRGWQVRVTLWGKLGNNMIKKKLQNPVVYALILTAMSAKKYFGKIVTLFIIVRLGRMKKSDPGNNEDETVVFSNMAEIVGVRTSSRWYLITCSSGRCLKGLTRDDGGFKCEGCNKIVAYPRFRFKLQLDIRDETATVVAVLFDNAAETLLNRSAKSLMEEEMRDDLGDDVLPPALQQLLGTKHRFEIKGHSYYCAGTYEAFNCNQVILPGTDPLLLGADSSQHTASKATMGSSSVKVKDPIPVVTPLKTREPRKCKLHTKESDRVLPTVGKNKAVLNLGTVGDKNR from the exons ATGGCCAAGTACTGTAGTGCTACTCCGACAAATCCGCCCAGGAACAACCCACCACCAGTCAACAGAAATCCTCCAACCAGGAACACTCGACTTCCACTACCACCAGCTGCTCCAGTTCAAAGGAACCAGAACCAGAACGCCCAAGTTCAGCTGCAGGAAGGATCGTTGTTTTCCTTTAAAGGATTCAAGGTCCATTGTAATCGTGATACGTTCCGTATTTTCAAGGATGCCCTGTATATGCTTGAATTTGAGGGTAACACAAAAGTTGCTAAGGCCACTGGATATATCAGTCATTATATTCGTTATCTATTTCAGTTTCTTGAATTGGAGGAAGTTGTGCCTACTGAAAATCTTTATGTTGTTG ACTTGATTGGTTATCTGACATCTGTTGGAGAAATCTTGACAAAATCTACTGGTGCAAAAACTTTGGAGTTTAATTTTACAAATCAGCGAGGATGGCAAGTCCGTGTTACTCTGTGGGGAAAACTGGGCAACAATATGATAAAAAAGAAGCTTCAGAACCCTGTTGTCTATGCCTTGATTCTCACTGCGATGAGTGCAAAGAAATACTTTGGTAAAATTGTTACgctatttat AATTGTTAGACTGGGTCGTATGAAGAAGTCTGACCCAGGGAATAATGAAGATGAG ACCGTTGTGTTCTCCAACATGGCAGAGATTGTCGGTGTTCGAACAAGTAGCAGGTGGTACTTGATTACTTGCAGCTCTGGTAGATGCTTGAAGGGTTTGACGAGGGATGATGGTGGTTTCAAGTGTGAGGGGTGTAACAAAATTGTGGCCTACCCCCGTTTCAG GTTTAAACTGCAGTTAGATATCAGGGATGAAACAGCAACAGTTGTTGCAGTTTTGTTTGATAATGCTGCTGAGACACTGCTAAATCGGTCGGCAAAATCACTGATGGAAGAAGAAATGCGG GATGACTTAGGAGATGATGTTCTCCCGCCTGCTTTGCAGCAGTTGCTTGGTACAAAACACAGATTTGAGATAAAGGGCCACTCATATTATTGTGCTGGAACTTATGAGGCATTTAATTGTAATCAAGTGATTTTGCCCGGGACAGACCCGCTGCTGTTGGGAGCAGATAGTAGCCAGCATACTGCTTCTAAAGCGACTATGGGGTCATCTTCTGTCAAGGTTAAGGACCCAATTCCTGTAGTCACGCCCTTGAAGACCCGTGAACCACGAAAATGCAAACT GCATACCAAAGAGTCTGACCGTGTGCTTCCAACTGTTGGGAAAAATAAAGCAGTGTTGAATCTTGGCACTGTTGGTGATAAAAACAGGTAA